A genomic window from Pseudocitrobacter corydidari includes:
- a CDS encoding carbamate kinase translates to MKKKLVIALGGNALLQRGEILSAENQQKSIQLFSQMVAQLARDYQLVIVHGNGPQVGLLALQNAAYQDAPAWPLDILVAESQGMIGFAIAQELTANSSAPVTTLMTRVEVDPNDPAFASPGKYIGPVYPPEQQAELQARYGWQMKPDGQYIRRVVASPAPLKIIDSEAIRTLMNDGHLVICCGGGGIPVVEKEVGYQGIEAVIDKDLTAAVLAQAISADHLLILTDADAVYENWGTPQARALRQVTPGELAPFAAPDGAMGPKAAAVIQFVKQTGNAAFIGALKDAPQILAGKKGTCISD, encoded by the coding sequence ATGAAAAAGAAACTGGTCATTGCCCTTGGCGGCAATGCGTTATTACAGCGTGGTGAGATCCTCAGCGCTGAGAATCAGCAAAAAAGCATTCAACTCTTTTCCCAAATGGTAGCGCAGCTGGCGCGTGATTATCAGTTGGTGATCGTTCACGGCAACGGCCCGCAGGTGGGACTGCTGGCCTTGCAGAATGCTGCCTACCAGGATGCGCCTGCCTGGCCGCTGGATATCCTGGTTGCCGAAAGCCAGGGGATGATTGGTTTTGCGATTGCGCAGGAGCTCACGGCTAACAGCAGCGCACCGGTCACCACGCTGATGACTCGCGTAGAAGTTGATCCGAATGACCCTGCGTTTGCATCGCCGGGCAAATATATCGGTCCTGTTTATCCGCCAGAACAACAAGCTGAACTTCAGGCGCGCTATGGCTGGCAAATGAAGCCTGACGGCCAGTATATCCGCCGCGTGGTCGCCTCCCCTGCGCCGTTGAAAATTATCGATAGCGAGGCGATCCGCACGCTAATGAATGACGGGCATCTGGTGATTTGCTGTGGGGGCGGCGGGATTCCGGTCGTTGAAAAAGAGGTCGGCTATCAGGGTATCGAAGCCGTAATTGATAAAGATTTGACGGCAGCCGTGCTGGCCCAGGCAATCAGCGCCGACCATCTGCTGATTCTAACCGATGCCGATGCGGTGTACGAAAATTGGGGAACGCCACAGGCCCGCGCTTTACGTCAGGTTACCCCTGGAGAACTGGCGCCGTTCGCCGCACCGGATGGGGCGATGGGGCCAAAAGCCGCTGCGGTCATTCAGTTTGTAAAGCAAACAGGCAATGCGGCGTTTATTGGCGCGCTGAAAGATGCACCACAGATACTTGCAGGGAAAAAAGGCACCTGTATTTCAGACTAA
- the fbaA gene encoding class II fructose-bisphosphate aldolase: MSKIFDFVKPGVITGDDVQKVFQVAKENNFALPAVNCVGTDSINAVLETAAKVKAPVIVQFSNGGAAFIAGKGVKTDVPQGAAILGAISGAHHVHQMAEHYGVPVILHTDHCAKKLLPWIDGLLDAGEKHFAATGKPLFSSHMIDLSEESLHENIEICSKYLARMSKMGMTLEIELGCTGGEEDGVDNSHMDASALYTQPEDVDYAYTELSKISPRFTIAASFGNVHGVYKPGNVVLTPTILRDSQDYVSKKHNLPHNSLNFVFHGGSGSSAQEIKDSVSYGVVKMNIDTDTQWATWEGILNYYKTNEAYLQGQLGNPKGEDQPNKKYYDPRVWLRAGQTSMSARLEQAFKELNAVDVL, encoded by the coding sequence ATGTCTAAAATTTTTGATTTCGTAAAACCTGGTGTTATCACTGGTGATGACGTTCAGAAAGTGTTCCAGGTAGCAAAAGAAAACAACTTTGCACTGCCAGCAGTAAACTGCGTGGGCACCGACTCCATCAACGCCGTTCTGGAAACCGCTGCTAAAGTTAAAGCACCGGTTATCGTTCAGTTCTCCAACGGTGGTGCAGCATTCATTGCCGGTAAAGGCGTGAAAACTGACGTTCCGCAGGGTGCAGCAATCCTGGGCGCTATCTCTGGCGCGCATCACGTTCACCAGATGGCTGAGCACTACGGTGTTCCGGTTATTCTGCACACTGACCACTGCGCGAAAAAACTGCTGCCGTGGATCGACGGCCTGCTGGACGCGGGTGAAAAACACTTCGCTGCTACCGGCAAACCGCTGTTCTCTTCTCACATGATCGACCTGTCTGAAGAGTCTCTGCACGAAAACATCGAAATCTGCTCCAAATACCTGGCGCGTATGTCCAAAATGGGCATGACTCTGGAAATCGAACTGGGTTGCACCGGTGGTGAAGAAGACGGCGTGGACAACAGCCACATGGACGCTTCTGCACTGTACACCCAGCCGGAAGACGTAGATTACGCGTACACTGAACTGAGCAAAATCAGCCCGCGTTTCACCATCGCCGCTTCCTTCGGTAACGTACACGGCGTATACAAACCAGGTAACGTGGTTCTGACCCCGACCATCCTGCGTGATTCTCAGGACTATGTTTCTAAGAAACACAACCTGCCGCACAACAGCCTGAACTTCGTCTTCCACGGCGGTTCCGGTTCTTCTGCTCAGGAAATCAAAGACTCTGTAAGCTACGGTGTAGTGAAAATGAACATCGATACCGATACCCAATGGGCGACCTGGGAAGGTATTCTGAACTACTACAAAACCAACGAAGCTTACCTGCAGGGCCAGCTGGGCAACCCGAAAGGCGAAGACCAGCCGAACAAAAAATACTACGATCCGCGCGTGTGGCTGCGCGCTGGCCAGACCAGCATGAGCGCTCGTCTGGAGCAGGCTTTCAAAGAACTGAACGCGGTTGACGTTCTGTAA
- the pgk gene encoding phosphoglycerate kinase has protein sequence MSVIKMTDLDLAGKRVFIRADLNVPVKEGKVTSDARIRASLPTIELALKQGAKVMVTSHLGRPTEGEYNEEFSLLPVVNYLKDKLSNPVRLVKDYLDGVEVAAGELVVLENVRFNKGEKKDDEALSKKYAALCDVFVMDAFGTAHRAQASTHGIGKFADVACAGPLLAAELDALGKALKEPARPMVAIVGGSKVSTKLTVLDSLSKIADQLIVGGGIANTFVAAQGHNVGKSLYEADLVDEAKRLLTTCDIPVPTDVRVATEFSETAAATLKSVSDVKEDEQILDIGDASAQQLAEILKNAKTILWNGPVGVFEFPNFRKGTEIVANAIADSDAFSIAGGGDTLAAIDLFGISDKISYISTGGGAFLEFVEGKVLPAVAMLEERAKK, from the coding sequence ATGTCTGTAATTAAGATGACCGATCTGGATCTTGCTGGTAAACGTGTTTTTATCCGTGCGGATCTGAACGTACCAGTTAAAGAAGGGAAAGTAACCAGCGACGCGCGTATCCGTGCTTCCCTGCCGACCATCGAGCTGGCCCTGAAACAAGGCGCGAAAGTGATGGTAACCTCCCACCTGGGTCGTCCGACCGAAGGCGAGTACAACGAAGAATTCTCTCTGCTGCCGGTTGTTAATTACCTGAAAGACAAACTGTCTAACCCGGTACGTCTGGTTAAAGATTACCTGGACGGCGTAGAAGTTGCTGCAGGTGAACTGGTTGTTCTGGAAAACGTTCGCTTCAACAAAGGCGAGAAAAAAGACGACGAAGCACTGTCCAAAAAATACGCTGCGCTGTGCGACGTATTCGTCATGGATGCTTTCGGTACCGCTCACCGTGCGCAGGCTTCTACTCACGGTATCGGCAAATTCGCTGACGTTGCGTGCGCAGGCCCGCTGCTGGCCGCTGAACTGGACGCGCTGGGTAAAGCACTGAAAGAACCTGCTCGCCCGATGGTGGCTATCGTTGGTGGCTCTAAAGTGTCTACCAAACTGACCGTTCTGGACTCTCTGTCTAAAATCGCTGACCAGCTGATCGTTGGCGGTGGTATCGCGAACACCTTCGTTGCCGCTCAGGGCCACAACGTCGGTAAATCCCTGTATGAAGCTGACCTGGTTGATGAAGCCAAACGTCTGCTGACCACCTGCGACATTCCGGTTCCGACTGATGTGCGCGTGGCAACCGAGTTCTCCGAAACTGCGGCAGCGACCCTGAAATCCGTATCTGACGTGAAAGAAGACGAGCAGATCCTGGATATCGGCGACGCATCTGCACAGCAGCTGGCTGAGATTCTGAAAAACGCGAAAACCATCCTGTGGAATGGTCCGGTTGGCGTGTTTGAATTCCCGAACTTCCGTAAAGGTACTGAAATCGTGGCTAACGCTATCGCAGACAGCGACGCGTTCTCCATCGCAGGCGGCGGCGATACTCTGGCTGCAATCGACCTGTTCGGTATCTCTGACAAAATCTCCTACATCTCCACTGGTGGCGGCGCATTCCTCGAATTCGTGGAAGGCAAAGTACTACCAGCAGTTGCAATGCTCGAAGAGCGCGCTAAGAAGTAA